In Nitrospirota bacterium, one DNA window encodes the following:
- a CDS encoding tetratricopeptide repeat protein translates to MSDADKHRARIFLHRGQLAQAKTAYEQAIADDRLANDPQALSDSLGNLGNVCAQSGDLDQAEACYREVLTIQRTERNQHAIAHTLVNLGNLHIGADHPGKARPYYLEALDLLRDLNDDRALGILYNNLALQEAREMQWEQAVASFKQALDCHRIVGNEEGLAVTYSQLGKCFLDQGDLTHAERCLNNASEHYIKLGNEPAEAAVLRLLATLYDTRRDLISARRCLERVVSLDQRYGLPELPTDSHHLAKLKLSS, encoded by the coding sequence ATGTCCGACGCCGACAAACATCGCGCACGTATTTTTCTCCACCGCGGCCAGCTCGCGCAGGCTAAAACTGCGTATGAACAGGCCATTGCAGATGATCGCCTGGCCAATGACCCCCAAGCCCTCTCCGATTCACTCGGCAATCTGGGCAACGTCTGCGCGCAATCGGGTGACCTGGATCAGGCAGAAGCCTGTTACCGGGAAGTACTCACCATTCAGCGCACAGAACGGAACCAGCATGCCATCGCCCACACCTTGGTCAATCTCGGCAATCTTCACATCGGCGCCGACCATCCGGGGAAAGCCCGCCCCTACTACCTTGAAGCCTTGGATCTGCTGCGTGACCTCAACGACGACCGCGCACTCGGCATTCTCTACAATAACTTGGCGCTACAAGAAGCTCGTGAGATGCAATGGGAGCAGGCTGTCGCGTCGTTCAAACAGGCCCTCGACTGCCATCGAATTGTCGGAAACGAAGAAGGGCTGGCGGTGACCTATAGCCAACTGGGCAAGTGTTTTCTGGACCAGGGCGACCTCACCCATGCCGAACGATGCCTGAACAATGCCTCGGAACATTACATCAAGCTCGGCAATGAGCCGGCCGAAGCCGCCGTGCTTCGGCTCCTTGCCACCCTGTACGACACCCGCCGAGATTTGATTTCGGCAAGACGCTGTCTTGAACGAGTCGTCTCTCTCGACCAACGATACGGCTTGCCTGAACTTCCCACCGACTCGCACCATCTCGCGAAGCTCAAACTATCCAGTTAG
- a CDS encoding SagB/ThcOx family dehydrogenase: MATEIPLYREPVETAPTDPIDRVIRYHVQTKHHFNRYARSLGHLDWANQPDPFRRFDGADLVLLPLLKSDDEPVSPPYREIYERGAVAANPVTLTALSRFLECSLGLSAWKKAGDMQWALRNNPSSGNLHPTEGYLLLPQMDGLDLKAGLYHYAPKEHGIELRAAFNAEGVARLLAPFPAQSFLVGLTSIHWREAWKYGERAFRYCNHDVGHAIGTARIAAATLGWNMALLDGTSQDTVAALLGTDRIEDFAQTEREHPDCLCVVWPAAKGQDCEIPLQVDAATVKALVSGTWHGKANKLSGEHGVHWEIIDEVAEASWKSTSEPQGAALPQFLTNDASRKAADVGPTAGQVIRQRRSAVSFDGKTSITSSTFFQLLSRVMPSSELPQFDRPMPWDVLPWKPAIHLLLFVHRVDGLIPGLYFLARDREKLPLLQQSMNEELVWTPVPGCPETLPFYWLLEGDAKRAAVQVSCHQEIAGDSAFSLGMIAEFEGRLREGGAWWYPRLFWEAGLLGQVLYLEAEAAGVRGTGIGCFFDDPVHEIVGIKGRSFQSLYHFTVGGAIEDGRLMTLPPYHHLSR, translated from the coding sequence ATGGCCACAGAAATTCCCCTGTACCGTGAACCAGTCGAGACTGCGCCGACCGATCCCATCGATCGTGTGATTCGTTACCACGTTCAGACCAAGCATCATTTCAACCGGTATGCCCGTTCGCTCGGGCATCTGGATTGGGCGAACCAGCCCGATCCCTTTAGGCGATTTGACGGGGCCGACCTTGTTCTTCTTCCGTTGCTCAAGTCGGACGATGAACCGGTATCGCCGCCCTATCGGGAGATCTATGAACGGGGAGCGGTGGCAGCTAATCCGGTTACGTTGACCGCGCTCTCACGGTTTCTGGAATGTTCTCTCGGTTTATCTGCCTGGAAAAAAGCCGGAGATATGCAGTGGGCGTTGCGCAACAATCCCTCGTCGGGGAATCTCCATCCGACGGAAGGCTATCTCCTGTTACCGCAGATGGACGGTTTAGATCTGAAGGCCGGTCTCTATCACTATGCGCCCAAAGAGCATGGGATTGAGCTACGGGCGGCGTTCAATGCGGAGGGAGTTGCTCGACTCCTTGCCCCCTTTCCAGCTCAGTCGTTTCTGGTCGGACTGACCTCGATTCATTGGCGTGAAGCCTGGAAGTATGGCGAGCGGGCCTTTCGCTACTGTAATCACGATGTGGGGCATGCGATTGGAACGGCAAGAATCGCGGCAGCGACGCTTGGCTGGAATATGGCGCTGCTGGATGGGACTTCCCAAGACACCGTTGCGGCGCTATTAGGTACCGATCGAATAGAGGATTTTGCTCAGACGGAACGGGAGCATCCGGACTGTCTCTGCGTAGTCTGGCCTGCGGCGAAGGGGCAAGATTGCGAGATCCCTTTACAAGTCGATGCAGCGACCGTAAAGGCTCTCGTGAGCGGGACCTGGCATGGCAAGGCTAACAAATTAAGCGGCGAGCATGGAGTACATTGGGAGATTATCGATGAAGTAGCCGAGGCGTCCTGGAAATCCACCTCTGAACCGCAGGGAGCCGCCTTGCCACAATTTCTTACGAACGACGCTTCGCGAAAGGCAGCCGACGTTGGCCCCACTGCGGGCCAAGTTATTCGGCAACGCCGGAGCGCTGTGTCCTTCGATGGGAAGACCTCCATTACCTCCAGCACATTCTTTCAGCTATTGAGTCGCGTCATGCCTTCGTCAGAGTTGCCTCAATTTGACAGGCCAATGCCGTGGGATGTCTTGCCATGGAAGCCCGCGATTCATCTGTTGCTCTTTGTGCATCGCGTGGATGGATTGATCCCGGGGCTTTATTTTCTGGCCCGCGATCGAGAGAAGTTGCCGTTGCTCCAACAGTCGATGAACGAGGAGTTGGTCTGGACCCCGGTCCCTGGATGTCCAGAAACGTTGCCGTTCTATTGGCTGCTGGAGGGAGATGCGAAGAGGGCGGCGGTGCAAGTGAGCTGCCATCAAGAGATTGCGGGAGATAGCGCCTTTTCGCTGGGGATGATTGCCGAGTTTGAAGGTCGCTTGCGGGAGGGTGGGGCTTGGTGGTATCCACGCTTATTCTGGGAGGCGGGCTTGCTGGGACAAGTGCTGTATCTTGAAGCGGAGGCAGCCGGGGTGCGAGGAACTGGGATCGGCTGCTTCTTTGATGACCCGGTCCATGAGATCGTCGGGATTAAGGGGCGCTCGTTTCAATCGTTGTATCATTTTACAGTGGGCGGAGCGATTGAGGATGGACGATTAATGACGTTGCCACCCTATCATCATCTGAGTAGATAG
- a CDS encoding response regulator: protein MKKRVLFVIAEPAALASLQSMLTPLSNEWEMEFVGKEEEALAILAQSSVDVILSDIHLTGMGGLQLLTEVKSRAPRVIRIASSSCAHRATIVSALEVAHQFIPMPFTAEVLKATIARAGALGARLTDESLRTLIAGIRTLPSLPHLYQELVAAMGSSTASADVATRIISQDMAMVSKLLQVVNSTFFGLRRTISSPAHAVALLGIDSVKALVLSVQVFAQFEGSKRTPIPLEIMWKHGLITGTAARDIAKSQDVGSLGVEGAFMAGLLHDIGLLVLSTNFPEQYGEVLANLRHDRLSVCDAERAVFKASHEDVGAYLLGLWGVSDAIVEAVAFHHHPGERFQEGFSLLAAVHVTNALEEASDPTTTSGIPTPIDREYLTACGLIEHLPSWYKAAGHPSPAESAVAPARS from the coding sequence ATGAAAAAGCGGGTATTGTTCGTGATTGCGGAACCAGCAGCGCTCGCGTCGCTACAGTCTATGCTGACTCCATTATCGAACGAGTGGGAAATGGAGTTTGTTGGGAAGGAAGAAGAGGCCTTGGCAATTCTTGCCCAGTCATCGGTTGACGTGATTCTTTCGGATATACATTTGACGGGAATGGGTGGGCTTCAACTGTTGACGGAAGTGAAAAGCCGAGCTCCTCGTGTCATTCGCATCGCCTCTTCAAGCTGCGCCCACCGTGCCACGATCGTGTCCGCGTTGGAAGTCGCACACCAGTTCATTCCGATGCCATTTACGGCAGAGGTGTTGAAGGCAACCATTGCACGGGCCGGTGCGCTGGGGGCTCGCCTGACCGATGAATCCCTGCGGACCTTGATTGCCGGGATCCGCACCTTGCCGAGCCTTCCGCATCTCTATCAGGAGCTGGTGGCTGCGATGGGTTCTTCCACTGCCTCGGCCGACGTGGCAACTCGCATCATCTCCCAAGACATGGCCATGGTGTCCAAATTGCTTCAAGTCGTGAATTCTACTTTTTTCGGGCTTCGACGTACGATTTCCAGCCCGGCGCATGCGGTGGCCCTTCTGGGAATCGACTCGGTGAAGGCGTTGGTGCTGTCCGTGCAGGTATTTGCGCAATTTGAAGGCAGTAAGCGGACGCCAATTCCGCTGGAGATCATGTGGAAACATGGCCTCATCACCGGCACCGCTGCGCGGGATATTGCGAAGAGTCAGGATGTCGGTTCCCTCGGTGTGGAGGGGGCTTTCATGGCCGGATTGCTCCATGACATCGGTCTCTTGGTTCTCAGCACGAATTTTCCTGAGCAGTACGGCGAAGTGCTTGCGAATTTGCGCCACGATCGTCTGTCGGTCTGCGACGCCGAACGTGCGGTGTTCAAGGCGTCACATGAAGATGTGGGGGCCTATTTGCTGGGGCTTTGGGGGGTGAGCGATGCCATCGTGGAAGCCGTGGCGTTTCACCATCATCCGGGGGAACGCTTTCAAGAAGGATTTAGTCTCTTGGCGGCTGTCCATGTGACCAACGCCTTGGAGGAGGCCAGCGATCCCACGACGACGAGCGGTATTCCCACGCCCATTGATCGTGAGTACCTGACTGCCTGCGGTCTGATAGAGCATCTGCCTAGTTGGTACAAAGCGGCAGGGCACCCCTCGCCAGCGGAGTCGGCTGTCGCGCCCGCGCGGTCGTAG
- a CDS encoding acyloxyacyl hydrolase encodes MPFHTLVLTTLVLGAVMIAPGAYAAEDSPTITVGTQEVGLTAGYMLPHRLTADHTTKQQGPAFMPSWMMTLTDPIGNGWNRGQVSIGAEVVYIQFQEPILTHGIGFTPKIKYTFVALDQIRPYVEFAGGPFWTDLGGKIPEESSRFNFVLTAGFGLSWFITPQTSLNVGYRFHHISNAGTRYPNLGLNASLPFGGFSFYF; translated from the coding sequence ATGCCATTTCATACTCTGGTCCTCACGACATTGGTTCTTGGGGCGGTCATGATCGCTCCCGGCGCCTACGCTGCAGAGGACTCACCCACGATCACCGTCGGAACGCAGGAAGTCGGACTCACCGCTGGCTACATGCTCCCCCATCGGCTGACGGCCGACCACACGACCAAGCAACAGGGCCCCGCCTTCATGCCTTCCTGGATGATGACGCTCACAGACCCTATCGGGAACGGATGGAATCGCGGACAGGTGTCAATCGGGGCGGAAGTCGTCTATATCCAATTTCAGGAACCAATCCTCACACACGGCATCGGTTTCACCCCCAAGATCAAATATACCTTCGTGGCTCTGGATCAGATTCGTCCCTATGTGGAGTTTGCCGGCGGCCCCTTCTGGACCGATCTTGGAGGGAAGATCCCTGAAGAGTCCTCGCGATTCAACTTCGTGCTGACGGCGGGATTCGGCCTGTCCTGGTTCATCACGCCGCAGACGTCGCTCAACGTCGGCTACCGCTTTCATCACATCTCGAACGCCGGCACGCGTTATCCGAATTTAGGGTTGAACGCGAGCCTGCCGTTCGGCGGGTTCTCATTCTATTTTTAA